The Apium graveolens cultivar Ventura chromosome 6, ASM990537v1, whole genome shotgun sequence genome contains a region encoding:
- the LOC141666811 gene encoding uncharacterized protein LOC141666811 codes for MSKYGLQIRVKPSSSSTQSNRLSANRPPRPLPSAFLDDDDDDDDDVERDISRQASKNNSNKDYEELHKKALEEDPMAFEYDQVFDNMKQAAVRKTTQDKQKRESKYIKALMDKSKARVREQEIVYERKLAKERSKDEHQFQDKEKFVTGAYKRKLSEQAKWVEEERLRELREQKEDITKKGDMSEFYFNLSRNVAFGAGKAEPTNRENMQEEERIQTSEEERIQTSEEERIRTSESSHPPAISLDSIVAQPGADSWTPITESSKPVEESSSQDKVAAETVTEQPKRDHKRNEDAVAAAKERFLARKRAKVVEDSL; via the exons ATGAGTAAATACGGATTACAAATTAGGGTTAAGCCATCTTCTTCATCCACTCAGTCCAACCGTTTATCGGCGAATAGACCACCGCGTCCACTTCCCTCTGCTTTTCTCGACGATGATGACGACGACGACGACGACGTTGAGAGAGATATCTCTCGCCAGGCCTCTAAAAACAACTCCAACAAAGAC TACGAGGAATTGCATAAGAAAGCGTTAGAGGAGGATCCTATGGCGTTTGAGTATGATCAAGTTTTTGATAATATGAAGCAGGCTGCTGTTCGTAAAACCACTCAGGATAAGCAGAAGAGAGAG TCAAAATATATTAAAGCACTTATGGATAAGTCTAAAGCACGAGTGCGTGAACAGGAGATAGTATATGAGAGGAAACTTGCGAAAGAAAGAAGCAAAGATGAACATCAATTTCAAGACAAGGAGAAATTTGTCACTGGTGCCTACAAAAGGAAACTCTCAGAGCAGGCAAAATGGGTGGAGGAGGAGCGATTGCGTGAACTTCGTGAGCAGAAAGAGGAT ATTACTAAGAAAGGGGATATGAGTGAATTTTACTTCAATCTGTCGAGGAATGTAGCATTTGGAGCCGGCAAAGCAGAGCCGACGAATAGAGAAAATATgcaagaagaagagagaattcAGACATCAGAGGAAGAGAGAATTCAGACATCAGAGGAAGAAAGAATTCGGACATCAGAAAGTAGTCATCCACCGGCAATCAGTTTGGACTCCATTGTTGCGCAACCGGGTGCAGATTCGTGGACACCAATTACCGAATCATCTAAACCAGTTGAGGAGTCATCATCACAAGATAAAGTTGCCGCTGAAACAGTTACTGAGCAACCAAAACGTGATCATAAAAGAAATGAAGATGCTGTTGCAGCTGCTAAAGAGCGTTTCTTGGCTCGGAAGAGAGCCAAGGTAGTGGAAGATTCACTCTAG